TTCGCGACAGCCTGAAATCTAAAAATCCGTACACAACAGTTAATACATTTTTTAAAAAGTACAAGCTTAAAAAGTAAATTAAAAAATAGCTCCTCTTAAAAAGTAAAGGTCAAAAAATCCATCAAAAAAAGTCAAGCGATAAAAAAGTACATAAAAACAGTTCATGACTTAACGACCAAGGCTTACATTATTTTCCGGAATTCAATGCATTGATGCATAGCTCTTGAATCGACTTTCAAGGAAACTTATATCCCTGTTTGTCATGATTCAAATATCAATAATATGCCTCAAAGCAACTATGACAATTGTCACTTAATGCATTGATTATAAAAAACATCGCAAAAAAAGTGTTCAAATTGCGAATTTTTTAAAACAGATCAGCTTGCGTTAAACTTGAATTTGTCTAATATGGTAAACTTTGATTAATTTGATTCGTATTTAATATTATCGCTTTTGATAGTCTTTAATAAGTTTTATGAGCTGATTTAATAGGATTAATATTAGGTAGTTTCATTGTTTGCAAATAGTGATTTCTATTTATATTTATATATAATAAAGATCTTGGAATAGATTGCTGTCAAGATTAAATAATTGTTATGATCTTTGACAACATTTAGCGATACATTTGCATTGATGTTTAAATGTGAAGGAAATTTTTGATAAAATAATTCACCTATCAGTTAGTTAAGTATCAATTTATAAATAATTGAATTATAAATTTGATTTGTTGATGGAGTTTCGTATTATTAGATATGCAAATAAAAAAAGCCGCCACCCTGAGGCGACGGCTTGAGAATTAAAAGTGTCCTAATACTTGTTCTTGTTCTCTTTCTAAAAAATTGCCAGTCAAAAAAATAGCGTTCAAAAAAAGACGTCCTGTCAAAAAAAAGCCGAAAAAATAAGCGAGTAAAAAAGTGCTAGATAAAAAGTATAAGATCTTAAGCTCGCTCCATTCTTCAAACAAAGTGAATCAAAAGACTTGTGTCTAAGCATGGAGCTCATATTTTGCCCATTCGCTTATATCAAATCTCAAAAAATTCTAGCATAAAAAACATGACAAAAGTCATGAAATGGCAAAATTTTAAAAAAAAGCTGTTAAATAGTATTAGATTTGCAATATTTCAATCAATTCTCAACTAAGAAAGTAAATATTTTACGCATCTTTTGAACTTGATTTAGTAATATTGATTTTCTTATAATTACCTGTCATTTGAGCGATAATTTTTGGATTTTTCATAAAAAATAAAGATTAAAAATCCGAAAACGATTCCGTAATATCACAATTGACGCTTTAGCCTGTTGAGATTTGTATTGGCATGTGATTTAACGTGTTTTAACATTAATCTTGACCAAAAAACAAAAGATGTTTGAATTTGGCTTTTGGTCAAGTGGTTTATTCAAGAAACTCGAACGAATTGCTTAGTTTTTGACTTCAGTATTGAATTTTCGAATATCAATAAATGAGCCGCTTGCTTGTGCGGATACTTCTGAAATAGTCTCCAACAACCGCTTTGCCAATTCTTCAGGCGAAGGCATGTATTCGGTGCCGCGGGCTTCTTTGAGTCTTTGAATGCTAGAGAATTTTTCGCTGTCCACATTGCCTCCGCATAAGTAATCTTGCATCGCCGTATCCACAAGTCCGGGAGCCAAAGATGAAAAATGGGTTTGCGCCCTTTCTGCAGCGTAAAGCTGTATAAGCATGTTGAAGCTCGCTTTGGAAATTGCATATCCGGACCATCCTCTATTGCCGTTCACGGCTGCTCCGGATGATATGCCGACTACTTGCTCGATAGTTCCAACGGTATCGAATAGACTGTCCAAAAGAACTTTGTTCGCCCATACATTTACCTGCATGATGTCGTTTAGTTCTTTGATACTGGTGTCTTTCATATCCTTAATATCCCCTAGTATGCCAGC
The Aureibacter tunicatorum DNA segment above includes these coding regions:
- a CDS encoding SDR family NAD(P)-dependent oxidoreductase, which encodes MKKVLLTGCSSGIGLGLAKELLAQGHEVYGLSRRTPKDLINNKSFHFCSLDLNNLESISQNISVFLQNIEKLDIVVLNAGILGDIKDMKDTSIKELNDIMQVNVWANKVLLDSLFDTVGTIEQVVGISSGAAVNGNRGWSGYAISKASFNMLIQLYAAERAQTHFSSLAPGLVDTAMQDYLCGGNVDSEKFSSIQRLKEARGTEYMPSPEELAKRLLETISEVSAQASGSFIDIRKFNTEVKN